The nucleotide window GGGAATCGCGGCGAGGACTTCTACGAGCAGGTGCAGCGCGCCGGGGTGGACCTGCTCCACGGGCGCGGGACCGAGGTCATCTCCTGCCAGCGCGAGCTGCTGGTCAAGACGGAGGACACGCTCCTCGGGCGCCAGGTCATGGTCCCCGTGGACATGGTGGTGCTCGCCGTCGCCATGGAGCCGCAGCCGGACGCCGCCCGGGTCGCCCGGCTCTTCGGCATCGGCCGCGGGGCGGAGGGCTTCTTCGCCGAGAGGCACCTGAAGTTCAGCCCGGTGCAGACCGCGGTCGACGGGGTCTTCATCGCCGGGACCTGCCAGGGGCCGAAGGACATCCCCGAGAGCATCGCCCAGGGGGCGGCGGCGGCGGCCGGAGCGCTCGAGCTGATCGACCGGGGCACGGTCGACACCCTGCCAACGGCGGCGCAGATCGACCCGGGCCGCTGCGGCGGCTGCCGGGTGTGCGTCGACGACTGCCCGTACCAGGCGATCGAGATCGTCGTCGACGGCACGCGCCTCGTCGCGCGGGTGAACGAGGCGCTCTGCAAGGGCTGCGGCAGCTGCGCGGCGACGTGCCCCGCCGGGGCGATCAGCCAGCCGGGGTTCACCCGCGGACAACTCGAAGCGGAGATCACCGCCCTCGCCGGGCGCCGATAGGGGCCTGTCCGCCGTCGTGCGGCGATTTCAGGGGATGCGCACCTTCCTGCGCAGCGCGTTCACCCGCCGCCACTCCTGCGGCTGCTTCCTCATGTTCTCGATCAGCAGCGGCAGGCGCCGCAGGACGCCGTGGTCCGGGTCGGCCGCCCAGTCGATGCGCCGGCGCGTGCGCGCCATGTCCACGTTCAGCTGCTGGTCGATGTAGTCCGCCATCCACGAGCGCTCGAAGGGCATCCGGCCGGTCAGCTGCCCGAGCAGCTCGCGCGCGCGGATGCCGGGCCGGGCGAGGGGCACCGGCATGAACACGGGCCGGCGCGGCGCGCCGAACCAGCAGCGGGTGGCCTCCCGGAACAGCTCGAGGTGGGACGTGCAGCCGTCGGGGCTGGCCTGGAGGACCTCGGCGGGCCGCAGATCGTCGCCGTGCTCGACGACGCGCACGAGGAAGGAGAGCAGGTCCTCCACGTGCAGGTAGGGCACCGCCGAGAGCCCGCGCCCTCCGAGGATGCGCGCGTTCCAGCCGTTCGAGCACCAGGCCCGCAGGAAGACGTCGAGCGGTTCGTACTCGCACCAGTCGCTGAAGATCGCCGCGGGTCGGATGATGCACGAGGGGACCCGCTCCCGGTATTCGCGGATCAGCGCCTCGCCGCGCTGCTTCGAGCTGCCGTAGGGAAAGGTGGTCGTCGGCTCGGTCTCCTCGGTCACGGTCGCGCCCGCCGGCGGGAATGGGCAGGCCGCGATCGAGCTGGCGAAGATGAACCGCCGCAGCCGCAGGGGCTCGGCCAGCTCGAGGACGTTGCGCGTGCCCTCGACGTTCGTGCGGGTGTACTCGGGGCTGTCCTCGCCGCTGAAGTCGTAGTAGGCGGCCAGGTGCAGCAGCAGCTGCGCTCCGCCCTTGTCCCGGATGCGCGAGAAGACCTCGCGGAGCTGGTCGAGCCGCCCGAGGTCGACCTGGAACCACTCGATCCCCGCCCCCTCGGGCGCGCCGGTCTCCTTCGGGGTGCGCCGGTCCAGCGCGAAGACGCGGTACTCCTTGCGCAGGTGGCGGACGAGCTGGCCGCCGAGAAAGCCCGTGGCCCCGGTGATGATGACCCACGGCTCCGCCATGCCGGATCTCCGTCCCCGCGGATCAGGCGCGAGCCGGCGTCCCGGCGTCGGCGCCGCCGAGCCGCGCGACGACGGCCCCGCGGTGGTCCCGCAGCGTGACGGCGATGCTCCCCGGCCCGGGGAAGGCGTGCGCCGCGCAGGAGAGGCACGGGTCGTAGGAGCGGATGACCATCTCGATGCGGTTGAGCAGGCCGTCGCCGACCTGCGTCCCCGCCCGGATCAGGCTCCGCGCGGCGCGCGTGATCGACAGCGCCAGCGGCGCGTGGTTGTGCGTGGTGCCGGCGATCAGGTTGACCTCCGTGAGGATGCCCCGCTCGTCGGTGCGGTAGTGGTGCAGCAGCGTGCCGCGCGGCGCCTCCACGCAGCCGACCCCCTCGCGCGGCGTGCCCGTGACCGGCGCCCGCACGTCCGGGTCCGTGATCTGCGGATCGGTCGCCAGCTCGAGCATCCGCTCGGCCGCGTAGAGCAGCTCGATCAGGCGCGCCCAGTGCGCCGCGAGCCGGTAGTGGACCGGCTGGTAGCGGCCGCCGACCTTGCGGGCCCCGAGCGTCTCGAACATGCGCTCGAAGCACTCCTGCGCGCGCGGCGTGGCCAGCGCCCCGGCGGCGTTCAGGCGCGCCAGCGGCGTCGCGCAGTAGATGCCGCTGTCGGCGCCGGCGACCAGTCCCTTCCAGCCGACGGCCCGCAGGTACGGCAGCTTCAGGTACGTCCAGGGCTCCACCCGCTCGGCGATGTGCCGGGCGTAGTCCGCGGGCTCGAAGAGGGCCAGCTCGGCGCCGTCCGGGTCGACGACGCGGAGCCTCCCGTCGTAGAAGTTGAGCCTCCCGGCGGCGTCCACCGTCCCCATGGAATAGGTCCGGTCGGCGAAGCCCTCCGCGACCAGCAGCTCCGCGACTTCGGGCCGCCGCAGCACCGTGGACTCGAAGAGGCGCATGAACCCGAGGGCCAGCTCCACGTTGCCCCGGGCGATCTCCTCGAAGCGCCGGCGCATCTCCTCGGTGACGGCCACGCTCCAGCCGCCCGGGAGCCCTGCCGCCGGGTGGACTTTCCTGCCGCCGAGGGTCTGGATCAGCTCGCGGTTGCGCTCGCGGCAGGCCACGATCTGCCCGGCGACCTCCGATCCGACGGCCTGGAACACCCCCAGGATCGTCCGCGCCGCGCGCGGCGCGTCGGGGCCGAGGATCAGGTCAGGGCCGGCGAGCACGAAGAAGTGCGTCGCGTGGTCGGCGACGAAGAAGGCCGAGTAGAACAGCTCGCGGATCTTCTTCGCCGCCGCCGTCGGCTCCGCGCCGTAGAGCGCGTCCAGCGCCTTGGCCGACGCCATGTGGTGGGCCTCCGGGCACAGGCCGCAAAGCCGGTTGGTGATCCGCGGCATCTCCTCTGCGGGACGCCCGACGCAGAAGCGCTCGAAGCCGCGCAGCTCCGGGACGATGAAGTAGGCGTTCGCGACCTCGCCCTGCTCGTCGAGGAAGATCTCGACGCGGCCGTGCCCCTCGAGCCGGGTGAGCGGGTCGATGACGATGCGTTTCATCCGCGCCCTTCCTCGCCGCCGGCCTTGCGCGTGACGCGGGCGCGCCGCAGCAGCGAGTGCGCCAGGCTGTAGCCGTAGAAGGTGCCGGCCGGGTCCACGACGGTCGCCATCGCGGCGTCCACCTGCTCTCGCAGCCGCGCGCCCCCGGCCTCGGGGTCGCCCGCGGCGGTGAGCGCCGCGATCGCCGCGACCATCCTGCCGCCCTGGTCCTCGACGCCGGGCGGCGCGCCGTAGCAGCCGCGGCAGCCCATCGCCACGCGCGGGCACAGGGCCCCGCAGCCGCCGCGCGTGGCGACGCCGAGGCAGACCAGCCCCTGCTCGAGGAGACAGGCTTTCGGGTCGGGGGCGACTTCGTGCACCCGGTGGAAGCGCTCCACCCGGCGCGAAAGCCGCTTGCGCGGGCACTCCTCGCAGACGATCGTCTCCAGCGCGCCGAGCACCGACCCCCGGGGGGG belongs to bacterium and includes:
- a CDS encoding Ni/Fe hydrogenase subunit alpha, translated to MKRIVIDPLTRLEGHGRVEIFLDEQGEVANAYFIVPELRGFERFCVGRPAEEMPRITNRLCGLCPEAHHMASAKALDALYGAEPTAAAKKIRELFYSAFFVADHATHFFVLAGPDLILGPDAPRAARTILGVFQAVGSEVAGQIVACRERNRELIQTLGGRKVHPAAGLPGGWSVAVTEEMRRRFEEIARGNVELALGFMRLFESTVLRRPEVAELLVAEGFADRTYSMGTVDAAGRLNFYDGRLRVVDPDGAELALFEPADYARHIAERVEPWTYLKLPYLRAVGWKGLVAGADSGIYCATPLARLNAAGALATPRAQECFERMFETLGARKVGGRYQPVHYRLAAHWARLIELLYAAERMLELATDPQITDPDVRAPVTGTPREGVGCVEAPRGTLLHHYRTDERGILTEVNLIAGTTHNHAPLALSITRAARSLIRAGTQVGDGLLNRIEMVIRSYDPCLSCAAHAFPGPGSIAVTLRDHRGAVVARLGGADAGTPARA
- a CDS encoding NAD(P)-dependent oxidoreductase, translated to MAEPWVIITGATGFLGGQLVRHLRKEYRVFALDRRTPKETGAPEGAGIEWFQVDLGRLDQLREVFSRIRDKGGAQLLLHLAAYYDFSGEDSPEYTRTNVEGTRNVLELAEPLRLRRFIFASSIAACPFPPAGATVTEETEPTTTFPYGSSKQRGEALIREYRERVPSCIIRPAAIFSDWCEYEPLDVFLRAWCSNGWNARILGGRGLSAVPYLHVEDLLSFLVRVVEHGDDLRPAEVLQASPDGCTSHLELFREATRCWFGAPRRPVFMPVPLARPGIRARELLGQLTGRMPFERSWMADYIDQQLNVDMARTRRRIDWAADPDHGVLRRLPLLIENMRKQPQEWRRVNALRRKVRIP